CAGCAGGGCCACAATCAGCTTTTTACGCTGAGCCGTATTTCTGGCTGTCGCCGACTTTTGTCTGTCAATATTTTTATGTACCGGCGGTTTCATTTATTGTGTCCTGTAGAACATTTCCACCTTTGCGTTCATTATCAGAATACCATCGAGTTTATTGTCGTTAGCCAGCGAAACTTCCGAGACGCGGACAACTCTTTCGAAGGATTCCATCGCCTTGAAAAACCTGAAAATCTGTACCAGTTTTCCGCTGCATCGGATATTAACGGGTATGCCTGACAGGCTTGGAGTCTCGATTTCACTGCCCGGCTGAATAACAAGTTCCGTCAGACCATGCTGCTGCATTACCTCGGCAAGCTTCTGCAGAAATGTGCCGTGCGACCTTCCGAGCGGTATTTTCGCGTCGAAATTTCCTATCTGCTGTTTCATTTCTTCAATCTGCACATATAGCTGCGGCAATACATCGACACGTGCGTTGATAGCAGTGTTATCCGCTATAAGCTGCGCGTTGGCGGTACTCAGACTTTTGGCTTTTTTGCTCAGGGGCAGATACTGCAGGAACACAAAAGCCACCGCCAGTGTCACTACCGCAATCGACATAACAAATTGTT
Above is a genomic segment from Phycisphaerae bacterium containing:
- the pilO gene encoding type 4a pilus biogenesis protein PilO: MQVIKNKQFVMSIAVVTLAVAFVFLQYLPLSKKAKSLSTANAQLIADNTAINARVDVLPQLYVQIEEMKQQIGNFDAKIPLGRSHGTFLQKLAEVMQQHGLTELVIQPGSEIETPSLSGIPVNIRCSGKLVQIFRFFKAMESFERVVRVSEVSLANDNKLDGILIMNAKVEMFYRTQ